One Mangifera indica cultivar Alphonso unplaced genomic scaffold, CATAS_Mindica_2.1 Un_0003, whole genome shotgun sequence genomic region harbors:
- the LOC123205303 gene encoding 2-succinylbenzoate--CoA ligase, chloroplastic/peroxisomal-like isoform X1: MSNYSQFHICNCLSGLAHRKRNSVVTVFGNRRRTGEQFVRGVLSLARGLLRLGLRSGDIVAVSAFNSDLYLEWLLAVAYIGCIAAPLNYRWSFKEARLAMATIRPVMLVTDESCSHWYSELQCNDLPSLQWHGSLGSSCSDFMKTWSILTTDMIKEHCLTSPPLNYSWAPGGAVIICFTSGTTGRPKGVTISHSSLVVQSLGKIAIIGYSEDDVYLHTAPLCHIGGLSSAMAMLMIGGCHVLLPKFEAKSALEAIEQHLVTSLITVPTIMADLITLIRKKEIWKGKDSVRKVLNGGGSLSVELIKDAIKYFPGAKLFSAYGMTETCSSLTFMTINDPALETRGQLLETFGKTKRNSVHQPRGVCVGKPAPYVELNIRIEGSSDVGRILTRGPHVMLRYWDHVSAKPSKSDDEAWFDTGDIGHIDNCGNLWLLGQRGGRIKSGGENIYPEEVEMNLLQHEGVIAVVVVGIPDTRLMEMVVACVKLRENWQWSDNDSGQTAENKQLYLSSEVLKQHCRENNLTGFKIPKVFIQWRKPFPLTTAGKIRRNQVQREVMSHFKSLPSNL; this comes from the exons ATGTCTAATTACTCTCAGTTTCATATTTGCAACTGTTTGAGTGGCCTTGCCCACCGCAAGCGGAATTCCGTCGTCACCGTCTTCGGCAACCGCCGCAGAACCGGTGAGCAATTCGTTCGTGGCGTGTTGAGTTTGGCGCGTGGACTGCTTCGGCTAGGCCTCCGCTCCGGTGACATTGTTGCTGTCTCCGCTTTTAACAG TGACTTGTATTTAGAGTGGTTACTTGCTGTTGCATACATTGGATGCATAGCTGCTCCTTTAAATTATCGATGG AGTTTCAAAGAAGCAAGGTTGGCAATGGCAACTATAAGACCGGTAATGTTGGTTACTGATGAGAGTTGCAGTCATTGGTACTCGGAACTGCAGTGTAATGACTTACCTTCTCTGCAATGGCACGGGTCTTTGGGCTCCTCTTGCTCTGATTTCATGAAAACATGGAGCA TATTAACTACCGATATGATTAAGGAGCACTGTCTAACATCTCCACCACTGAATTATTCCTGGGCACCTGGGGGTGCTGTTATTATATGCTTCACTTCAG GAACCACTGGAAGGCCTAAGGGAGTTACAATAAGCCATTCATCTTTAGTTGTACAATCTCTTGGAAAAATTGCCATCATTGGCTACAGTGAGGATGAT GTTTACTTGCATACTGCCCCATTGTGCCACATTGGTGGTTTGTCCTCTGCCATGGCCATGCTAATGATAGGAGGTTGCCATGTGTTGCTTCCCAAGTTTGAAGCTAAGTCAGCCCTTGAAGCCATAGAACAACACCTTGTGACTTCTCTAATCACTGTCCCTACCATAATGGCAGATTTGATCACCCTGATTAG GAAGAAGGAGATTTGGAAGGGAAAGGACAGTGTAAGGAAGGTACTAAATGGAGGTGGGAGTCTGTCAGTTGAGCTTATCAAAGATGCTATCAAATATTTCCCTGGAGCTAAGCTTTTTTCAGCTTATG GAATGACAGAGACATGCTCATCACTGACCTTCATGACCATCAATGACCCAGCACTTGAAACACGTGGCCAGCTACTTGAGacatttggtaaaacaaaacggAATTCTGTTCACCAACCACGAGGTGTGTGCGTTGGCAAGCCTGCACCATATGTCGAATTAAATATCCGCATTGAGGGATCTTCTGATGTTGGAAGAATTTTGACAAGAGGTCCTCATGTAATGCTAAGATACTGGGATCATGTTTCAGCGAAGCCATCAAAATCTGATGATGAGGCTTGGTTTGACACTGGTGACATTGGACACATTGATAATTGTGGTAATTTATGGCTACTTGGGCAAAGAGGTGGTCGTATCAAGAGTGGTGGGGAGAATATTTACCCTGAAGAG GTGGAGATGAACCTACTACAACATGAAGGAGTTATTGCAGTTGTTGTCGTGGGAATCCCTGATACTCGCTTGATGGAGATGGTAGTTGCATGtgttaaattaagagaaaattggCAATGGTCTGATAATGATAGTGGACAAACTGCCGAAAATAAACAGCTATATTTATCTAGTGAGGTTCTGAAACAACATTGCcgagaaaataatttaaccgG gtTTAAAATACCAAAGGTATTTATTCAATGGAGGAAACCATTTCCACTCACCACAGCTGGGAAAATAAGAAGGAATCAAGTTCAAAGAGAAGTTATGTCTCACTTCAAATCCCTGCCTAGCAATCTCTGA
- the LOC123205303 gene encoding 2-succinylbenzoate--CoA ligase, chloroplastic/peroxisomal-like isoform X4 — MATIRPVMLVTDESCSHWYSELQCNDLPSLQWHGSLGSSCSDFMKTWSILTTDMIKEHCLTSPPLNYSWAPGGAVIICFTSGTTGRPKGVTISHSSLVVQSLGKIAIIGYSEDDVYLHTAPLCHIGGLSSAMAMLMIGGCHVLLPKFEAKSALEAIEQHLVTSLITVPTIMADLITLIRKKEIWKGKDSVRKVLNGGGSLSVELIKDAIKYFPGAKLFSAYGMTETCSSLTFMTINDPALETRGQLLETFGKTKRNSVHQPRGVCVGKPAPYVELNIRIEGSSDVGRILTRGPHVMLRYWDHVSAKPSKSDDEAWFDTGDIGHIDNCGNLWLLGQRGGRIKSGGENIYPEEVEMNLLQHEGVIAVVVVGIPDTRLMEMVVACVKLRENWQWSDNDSGQTAENKQLYLSSEVLKQHCRENNLTGFKIPKVFIQWRKPFPLTTAGKIRRNQVQREVMSHFKSLPSNL, encoded by the exons ATGGCAACTATAAGACCGGTAATGTTGGTTACTGATGAGAGTTGCAGTCATTGGTACTCGGAACTGCAGTGTAATGACTTACCTTCTCTGCAATGGCACGGGTCTTTGGGCTCCTCTTGCTCTGATTTCATGAAAACATGGAGCA TATTAACTACCGATATGATTAAGGAGCACTGTCTAACATCTCCACCACTGAATTATTCCTGGGCACCTGGGGGTGCTGTTATTATATGCTTCACTTCAG GAACCACTGGAAGGCCTAAGGGAGTTACAATAAGCCATTCATCTTTAGTTGTACAATCTCTTGGAAAAATTGCCATCATTGGCTACAGTGAGGATGAT GTTTACTTGCATACTGCCCCATTGTGCCACATTGGTGGTTTGTCCTCTGCCATGGCCATGCTAATGATAGGAGGTTGCCATGTGTTGCTTCCCAAGTTTGAAGCTAAGTCAGCCCTTGAAGCCATAGAACAACACCTTGTGACTTCTCTAATCACTGTCCCTACCATAATGGCAGATTTGATCACCCTGATTAG GAAGAAGGAGATTTGGAAGGGAAAGGACAGTGTAAGGAAGGTACTAAATGGAGGTGGGAGTCTGTCAGTTGAGCTTATCAAAGATGCTATCAAATATTTCCCTGGAGCTAAGCTTTTTTCAGCTTATG GAATGACAGAGACATGCTCATCACTGACCTTCATGACCATCAATGACCCAGCACTTGAAACACGTGGCCAGCTACTTGAGacatttggtaaaacaaaacggAATTCTGTTCACCAACCACGAGGTGTGTGCGTTGGCAAGCCTGCACCATATGTCGAATTAAATATCCGCATTGAGGGATCTTCTGATGTTGGAAGAATTTTGACAAGAGGTCCTCATGTAATGCTAAGATACTGGGATCATGTTTCAGCGAAGCCATCAAAATCTGATGATGAGGCTTGGTTTGACACTGGTGACATTGGACACATTGATAATTGTGGTAATTTATGGCTACTTGGGCAAAGAGGTGGTCGTATCAAGAGTGGTGGGGAGAATATTTACCCTGAAGAG GTGGAGATGAACCTACTACAACATGAAGGAGTTATTGCAGTTGTTGTCGTGGGAATCCCTGATACTCGCTTGATGGAGATGGTAGTTGCATGtgttaaattaagagaaaattggCAATGGTCTGATAATGATAGTGGACAAACTGCCGAAAATAAACAGCTATATTTATCTAGTGAGGTTCTGAAACAACATTGCcgagaaaataatttaaccgG gtTTAAAATACCAAAGGTATTTATTCAATGGAGGAAACCATTTCCACTCACCACAGCTGGGAAAATAAGAAGGAATCAAGTTCAAAGAGAAGTTATGTCTCACTTCAAATCCCTGCCTAGCAATCTCTGA
- the LOC123205303 gene encoding 2-succinylbenzoate--CoA ligase, chloroplastic/peroxisomal-like isoform X2, translating into MHSCSFKLSMEPLQSFKQPAPAVPSQHSSNHSTFSAVLTTSNSSFKEARLAMATIRPVMLVTDESCSHWYSELQCNDLPSLQWHGSLGSSCSDFMKTWSILTTDMIKEHCLTSPPLNYSWAPGGAVIICFTSGTTGRPKGVTISHSSLVVQSLGKIAIIGYSEDDVYLHTAPLCHIGGLSSAMAMLMIGGCHVLLPKFEAKSALEAIEQHLVTSLITVPTIMADLITLIRKKEIWKGKDSVRKVLNGGGSLSVELIKDAIKYFPGAKLFSAYGMTETCSSLTFMTINDPALETRGQLLETFGKTKRNSVHQPRGVCVGKPAPYVELNIRIEGSSDVGRILTRGPHVMLRYWDHVSAKPSKSDDEAWFDTGDIGHIDNCGNLWLLGQRGGRIKSGGENIYPEEVEMNLLQHEGVIAVVVVGIPDTRLMEMVVACVKLRENWQWSDNDSGQTAENKQLYLSSEVLKQHCRENNLTGFKIPKVFIQWRKPFPLTTAGKIRRNQVQREVMSHFKSLPSNL; encoded by the exons ATGCATAGCTGCTCCTTTAAATTATCGATGG AACCTCTCCAGTCCTTCAAACAACCTGCTCCTGCAGTTCCTTCTCAACACAGCAGCAACCACTCAACTTTCTCAGCAGTCCTCACCACAAGCAACAGT AGTTTCAAAGAAGCAAGGTTGGCAATGGCAACTATAAGACCGGTAATGTTGGTTACTGATGAGAGTTGCAGTCATTGGTACTCGGAACTGCAGTGTAATGACTTACCTTCTCTGCAATGGCACGGGTCTTTGGGCTCCTCTTGCTCTGATTTCATGAAAACATGGAGCA TATTAACTACCGATATGATTAAGGAGCACTGTCTAACATCTCCACCACTGAATTATTCCTGGGCACCTGGGGGTGCTGTTATTATATGCTTCACTTCAG GAACCACTGGAAGGCCTAAGGGAGTTACAATAAGCCATTCATCTTTAGTTGTACAATCTCTTGGAAAAATTGCCATCATTGGCTACAGTGAGGATGAT GTTTACTTGCATACTGCCCCATTGTGCCACATTGGTGGTTTGTCCTCTGCCATGGCCATGCTAATGATAGGAGGTTGCCATGTGTTGCTTCCCAAGTTTGAAGCTAAGTCAGCCCTTGAAGCCATAGAACAACACCTTGTGACTTCTCTAATCACTGTCCCTACCATAATGGCAGATTTGATCACCCTGATTAG GAAGAAGGAGATTTGGAAGGGAAAGGACAGTGTAAGGAAGGTACTAAATGGAGGTGGGAGTCTGTCAGTTGAGCTTATCAAAGATGCTATCAAATATTTCCCTGGAGCTAAGCTTTTTTCAGCTTATG GAATGACAGAGACATGCTCATCACTGACCTTCATGACCATCAATGACCCAGCACTTGAAACACGTGGCCAGCTACTTGAGacatttggtaaaacaaaacggAATTCTGTTCACCAACCACGAGGTGTGTGCGTTGGCAAGCCTGCACCATATGTCGAATTAAATATCCGCATTGAGGGATCTTCTGATGTTGGAAGAATTTTGACAAGAGGTCCTCATGTAATGCTAAGATACTGGGATCATGTTTCAGCGAAGCCATCAAAATCTGATGATGAGGCTTGGTTTGACACTGGTGACATTGGACACATTGATAATTGTGGTAATTTATGGCTACTTGGGCAAAGAGGTGGTCGTATCAAGAGTGGTGGGGAGAATATTTACCCTGAAGAG GTGGAGATGAACCTACTACAACATGAAGGAGTTATTGCAGTTGTTGTCGTGGGAATCCCTGATACTCGCTTGATGGAGATGGTAGTTGCATGtgttaaattaagagaaaattggCAATGGTCTGATAATGATAGTGGACAAACTGCCGAAAATAAACAGCTATATTTATCTAGTGAGGTTCTGAAACAACATTGCcgagaaaataatttaaccgG gtTTAAAATACCAAAGGTATTTATTCAATGGAGGAAACCATTTCCACTCACCACAGCTGGGAAAATAAGAAGGAATCAAGTTCAAAGAGAAGTTATGTCTCACTTCAAATCCCTGCCTAGCAATCTCTGA